A part of Aegilops tauschii subsp. strangulata cultivar AL8/78 chromosome 2, Aet v6.0, whole genome shotgun sequence genomic DNA contains:
- the LOC109761126 gene encoding DNA-directed RNA polymerases II, IV and V subunit 9A: MSALKFCSKCDNMLYPQEDKEMHTLLYACSNCQHQEIATDTCVYKRVLRKSADEPKDTLKDAAADASLPRTRSVKCYNCGYPEAAYFQAPTKGELGLTLYFICCSPTCGHRWRD, encoded by the exons ATGAGCGCCCTCAAGTTCTGCAGCAAATG CGACAACATGCTGTATCCGCAGGAGGACAAGGAGATGCACACCCTCCTCTACGCCTGCTCGAATTGCCAGCACCAG GAGATTGCTACTGATACTTGTGTGTACAAAAGGGTTCTTCGGAAATCTGCTGATGAACCTAAAGACACCCTAAAAGACGCAGCTGCTGATGCGTCTCTGCCACGCACCAGAAGTGTTAAATGCTACAACTGTGGCTATCCAGAAGCTGCTTATTTCCAG GCCCCGACGAAGGGAGAGCTTGGCCTGACCCTGTACTTCATCTGCTGCAGCCCTACCTGTGGCCACAGGTGGAGGGACTGA